From the Pseudomonadota bacterium genome, one window contains:
- a CDS encoding fatty acid cis/trans isomerase, translated as MKKHILSVVLFVVAVTILSGCAVFEKGPVVPPPSPAELAELQEFGETLDYQRDIQTIFDRRCVGCHSCYNSPCQLKMTSYEGVCRGATKTRVYNGTRLEAVAPTRLFIDETTTEGWRKRDFVDVTGHEKGLGPDSFMYQLLDLKQGNPEVKGEYDSEAKDLVCSQSDRELKKFMRKNPHAGMPFGFPEISKDERRTLKAWLAAGAKGPSPEADRILKIPANGEMGEAVINRWEDFLNDDSPKTVVTARYIYEHLFLAHIGFEEIPGDFFRLVRSRTPAPQPVDEIDTEKPYDDPGGTFFYRFLKEHSTIVFKTHIIYRLSDARMARYRELFLEPDWPGETIIDPGYDPDGSANPFWTFRQIPPRSRYRFLLDDSRYFIMTFIRGPVCKGQIALNVINDHFWVMFLDPEVDLAVNDSEYLERNIANLRMPIEDRGRSILGAYLPYAEAQKRYVINRAIAYQEAYPEGQVLGNIWDGDRAESDPFLTIYRHFDSATVIAGPVGGYPRSGWVIDFPLFERLYYNLVAGFNVFGNVKEQAGIRMYMDLQRREGEMLFLDFLPAEARDPVLRLWYPTMLSYWFASDEVEMLENGIETGVYYPEIRGNPVDYKDDFFDQVISNRLHPDIGYGYDGINFHDDDLDRTPAEKISSEKDLDLEFRKLSHRSGGFAKGIPAKGDVVFIRFTREGQEDLVYTMILNRYHEDVEFIKGENWRLNKDKDTVHFRKGFLGAYPNTFLQVELTEAPQFFRMLDSIAEKPDSYYRFFQKFGVNRSDLKFWEISDFFNERFKKDEPETAGIFDLNRYTNEVKPPGFWGRLLFHLRD; from the coding sequence ATGAAGAAACATATCCTGAGTGTTGTGTTGTTTGTCGTGGCAGTGACAATCTTGTCCGGCTGTGCTGTTTTCGAGAAAGGGCCGGTGGTTCCTCCTCCCTCTCCAGCAGAGTTGGCAGAGTTGCAGGAGTTTGGTGAGACGCTGGACTATCAGCGAGATATCCAGACCATCTTTGACCGCCGCTGTGTCGGCTGCCATTCCTGCTACAACTCCCCGTGCCAGCTCAAGATGACCTCCTATGAGGGGGTCTGCCGGGGAGCGACCAAGACCAGGGTCTATAATGGAACACGTCTTGAAGCCGTCGCCCCGACCAGGCTCTTTATTGACGAGACTACCACTGAAGGATGGCGAAAGCGTGATTTCGTCGATGTGACCGGTCACGAAAAGGGGCTTGGCCCTGATTCATTCATGTATCAGCTGCTTGATCTTAAGCAGGGAAATCCTGAGGTCAAAGGAGAGTACGATTCCGAGGCCAAGGATCTGGTCTGCTCACAGTCTGATCGCGAACTGAAAAAATTCATGCGGAAAAATCCCCACGCCGGGATGCCGTTTGGTTTCCCCGAGATCAGCAAGGATGAGCGGCGAACCCTGAAAGCCTGGCTGGCTGCAGGCGCCAAAGGGCCGAGTCCGGAAGCGGACAGGATTCTGAAGATCCCTGCCAATGGCGAGATGGGTGAAGCGGTCATCAACAGATGGGAGGATTTTCTTAATGACGATTCTCCCAAAACGGTGGTGACTGCCCGCTATATCTATGAGCATCTTTTTCTTGCCCATATCGGATTTGAAGAGATTCCAGGTGATTTTTTCCGTCTGGTGCGCTCGCGCACTCCCGCCCCGCAGCCGGTGGATGAGATCGATACCGAGAAACCGTATGACGATCCCGGCGGGACGTTCTTTTATCGCTTTCTCAAAGAGCATAGCACCATCGTCTTCAAGACCCACATCATCTATCGATTAAGCGACGCGCGAATGGCCCGTTATCGGGAGCTTTTTCTGGAACCGGACTGGCCGGGAGAAACCATTATCGATCCGGGCTACGATCCTGATGGGTCGGCCAATCCCTTCTGGACCTTCAGGCAGATTCCACCCCGCTCCCGTTACCGGTTTCTCCTTGATGACAGCCGGTATTTCATCATGACCTTCATTCGCGGCCCGGTCTGTAAAGGGCAGATTGCCCTGAATGTTATCAATGACCATTTCTGGGTGATGTTCCTCGATCCGGAGGTTGATCTTGCGGTCAATGATTCTGAGTATCTGGAGCGGAACATTGCCAATCTGCGGATGCCCATTGAAGACCGTGGCAGATCGATCCTGGGAGCATATCTTCCCTATGCGGAGGCACAGAAAAGATACGTGATCAACAGGGCGATTGCCTATCAGGAAGCTTATCCGGAGGGGCAGGTGCTTGGAAATATCTGGGACGGAGATCGTGCAGAGTCAGACCCGTTTCTGACCATTTACCGGCATTTTGACAGCGCCACGGTGATTGCAGGGCCGGTGGGTGGGTACCCCAGAAGCGGCTGGGTGATAGACTTCCCTTTGTTTGAGAGGCTCTATTATAATCTGGTGGCCGGGTTTAATGTCTTCGGCAATGTCAAAGAGCAGGCTGGGATCAGAATGTATATGGATCTGCAGCGACGGGAGGGAGAAATGCTGTTTCTTGATTTCCTGCCGGCTGAAGCTCGCGATCCGGTATTGCGGCTCTGGTATCCGACCATGCTTTCCTACTGGTTTGCCTCCGACGAGGTTGAGATGTTGGAGAATGGGATCGAGACCGGAGTCTATTACCCGGAAATCCGGGGAAATCCGGTGGATTACAAGGATGATTTTTTTGACCAGGTCATAAGCAATCGACTGCACCCGGATATTGGCTATGGTTATGACGGGATCAATTTCCATGACGATGATCTTGACCGAACACCGGCAGAAAAAATCTCCTCCGAGAAAGATCTTGATCTGGAGTTTCGAAAACTGTCCCACCGAAGCGGCGGTTTTGCCAAAGGAATTCCGGCAAAAGGGGATGTCGTCTTTATTCGTTTTACACGGGAAGGGCAGGAGGACCTGGTGTATACCATGATCCTCAACCGCTATCATGAGGATGTCGAGTTCATCAAGGGAGAAAATTGGCGCCTGAACAAAGACAAGGATACGGTCCATTTCCGTAAAGGGTTTCTTGGTGCCTATCCCAATACTTTTCTGCAGGTGGAATTAACTGAAGCTCCGCAATTTTTCAGAATGCTCGACAGCATCGCCGAGAAGCCCGATTCATACTATAGATTCTTTCAAAAGTTCGGGGTGAACCGTTCTGACCTGAAGTTCTGGGAGATATCCGACTTTTTCAATGAACGGTTCAAAAAGGACGAGCCGGAAACAGCCGGAATTTTCGATCTGAACAGATACACCAACGAAGTGAAGCCGCCAGGATTCTGGGGCCGCCTGTTGTTTCATCTCAGAGACTGA
- a CDS encoding DUF1059 domain-containing protein, with translation MKRYFIDCRDNPGEEICTGAFFANSKEELLELVVHHRVRVHKKRDSQDLRASIVRDIKQAPPLLRMHRL, from the coding sequence ATGAAACGTTATTTTATCGATTGCCGTGATAATCCTGGCGAGGAGATTTGTACCGGGGCATTTTTTGCCAACAGCAAAGAAGAGCTTCTGGAGCTCGTGGTTCATCACCGGGTCAGAGTTCACAAGAAAAGAGATTCGCAGGACCTGCGGGCAAGCATCGTCAGGGATATCAAACAGGCTCCACCATTATTGAGGATGCACAGGTTGTAA
- a CDS encoding VTT domain-containing protein, whose product MRNKNYPLIKAILLILFLLSSLLIFRLTPVGQYIEPQALRNFVAANSFASPIIFILIYGFGISMFLPASFFTAMGAMLFGLSGGIICNFAGAMLGASMSFWIGRYLGRDFAASVADDRLKMYDGKITENGFTTTLYLRLIFFPFTPLNFSMGLTGVTFSQFFWGTFFGKIGSGIILTFFFVALTEVWLSGRWETLLSWQNLLAVFLFAASFFIPKAARHLNPAGLQPATRSPSPGPNVFR is encoded by the coding sequence ATGCGAAATAAAAATTACCCGCTGATCAAGGCAATACTTCTGATTCTCTTTCTGCTCTCTTCCCTACTCATTTTTCGGCTTACCCCTGTCGGGCAGTATATCGAGCCGCAGGCGCTGCGGAATTTTGTTGCCGCCAACAGCTTTGCCTCGCCAATAATTTTTATTCTTATCTATGGCTTCGGCATCTCCATGTTCCTGCCCGCGAGTTTTTTTACCGCCATGGGCGCGATGCTGTTCGGCTTGTCAGGAGGAATCATCTGCAACTTTGCCGGCGCAATGCTCGGCGCCTCAATGAGTTTCTGGATTGGTCGTTATCTGGGGAGAGATTTTGCAGCCTCAGTGGCAGATGATCGATTAAAAATGTACGACGGCAAAATTACCGAGAACGGCTTTACAACCACCCTCTATCTCCGCCTCATTTTCTTTCCTTTCACCCCGCTCAACTTCAGTATGGGACTGACCGGAGTGACCTTCAGTCAATTTTTCTGGGGGACGTTCTTCGGCAAGATCGGGAGCGGCATCATCCTGACTTTCTTTTTCGTGGCATTAACCGAGGTGTGGCTCAGCGGCCGATGGGAAACATTGCTCTCCTGGCAGAATCTGTTGGCAGTATTTCTTTTTGCAGCATCTTTTTTTATCCCGAAAGCCGCCAGACATCTGAATCCCGCTGGACTGCAACCCGCTACAAGGTCACCTTCACCTGGCCCCAACGTCTTCCGGTAG
- a CDS encoding methyltransferase domain-containing protein, which translates to MAVSAEGKFQYPTGKNGALALNYDQIIVENSPAELLASFCSVGNPFSIDAIPPGSQVLDIGCGGGFDMIVAGRLVGEKGRVCGIDLTEEMVNRARKNMELANIRNFELHHVDTDNIPYPDQTFDVAISNGVINLSPRKKQLFTEIRRVLKPGGRLQFADIILKKELPDSLAASPEAWSQ; encoded by the coding sequence GTGGCTGTCTCTGCTGAAGGAAAATTCCAATACCCCACCGGTAAAAATGGGGCGCTGGCACTGAACTATGACCAAATCATTGTGGAGAATTCCCCCGCGGAATTACTTGCGTCTTTCTGCAGCGTGGGAAACCCGTTTTCAATTGATGCGATTCCACCCGGCAGTCAGGTTCTCGATATCGGCTGTGGCGGCGGGTTTGATATGATTGTTGCCGGCAGGCTGGTTGGCGAAAAAGGCAGGGTCTGTGGTATTGATCTCACTGAAGAGATGGTCAATCGGGCCCGAAAAAATATGGAACTCGCGAACATCAGAAACTTTGAACTCCATCATGTCGATACAGATAATATCCCATATCCTGACCAGACCTTTGACGTTGCCATCTCCAATGGGGTCATCAATCTTTCTCCCCGGAAAAAACAACTCTTTACGGAAATCCGGCGGGTTCTTAAACCGGGGGGAAGGCTGCAGTTCGCCGATATTATTCTCAAAAAAGAGTTGCCTGACTCGCTGGCGGCAAGCCCTGAAGCCTGGTCACAATGA
- a CDS encoding HAMP domain-containing histidine kinase has product MSKIKKLQSLKEKMIALQSGNYDVEEENPQIVKCWERLGCEKKDCPAYGRLRCWSIAGTSCHGAVQGEFAQKLGDCRKCVVYKESCGDEISEFVEVFNQMVKDLKFNLSEQEKNDRQQAKDARTAELGNMIAAVAHETRNPLHSIGIAASYLKKNFHGELVTEFLNVIEEEVKKLNTLTSIFLSFSNPAPLALEPCDINSVTRTAVDEFSNSVDNLKKPVLLRLAEHLPLTPCDTARMREALTKLLENSVESSAANTEILVGTSTDGKTVRISVTDHGPGISQEEQKNIFKPFYTTKTNGPGLGLPIVERTAREHNGSVSVDSQPGQGSTFTISLPIGPAIHNQPAGGTSS; this is encoded by the coding sequence ATGAGCAAGATCAAAAAACTCCAGTCCTTGAAGGAAAAGATGATCGCCCTGCAGTCCGGCAATTATGATGTGGAAGAGGAAAATCCGCAGATCGTCAAATGCTGGGAACGACTCGGCTGTGAAAAAAAAGATTGCCCGGCTTACGGCAGACTCCGATGCTGGTCCATCGCCGGAACCAGCTGCCACGGAGCTGTTCAGGGGGAATTCGCCCAGAAGCTGGGAGATTGCCGCAAATGTGTGGTCTACAAGGAGTCGTGCGGGGACGAAATCAGTGAATTTGTCGAGGTCTTCAACCAGATGGTCAAGGACCTGAAATTCAATCTCTCGGAACAGGAAAAAAACGATCGGCAGCAGGCAAAAGACGCTCGCACCGCTGAACTCGGCAACATGATCGCCGCCGTGGCCCATGAAACAAGGAACCCCCTGCATTCAATCGGCATCGCCGCCTCGTATCTGAAAAAAAATTTCCACGGGGAGCTCGTCACCGAATTCCTGAACGTTATTGAAGAAGAGGTCAAGAAGCTGAACACCCTGACCTCGATATTCTTAAGTTTTTCCAATCCGGCCCCGCTGGCACTCGAACCATGCGACATCAACAGCGTGACCCGTACAGCGGTTGATGAATTTTCAAATTCCGTGGACAACCTGAAAAAACCGGTGCTGCTCAGGCTGGCGGAACACCTGCCACTGACCCCTTGCGACACCGCAAGAATGCGTGAAGCGCTGACCAAGCTCCTTGAGAACAGCGTGGAATCCTCTGCGGCAAATACAGAAATTCTTGTGGGCACGTCCACCGACGGGAAAACGGTAAGAATTTCAGTTACGGATCATGGCCCCGGTATCTCCCAGGAAGAACAGAAAAACATCTTCAAACCTTTTTACACAACAAAAACAAACGGCCCCGGTCTTGGCCTGCCTATCGTGGAACGTACCGCCAGGGAGCATAATGGATCGGTCAGTGTTGACAGTCAACCCGGACAAGGTTCGACTTTCACGATCTCTCTTCCCATTGGTCCGGCAATACATAATCAACCCGCAGGAGGCACTTCATCGTGA
- a CDS encoding sigma-54 dependent transcriptional regulator, with product MSYKILLVDDEINSLKVLSAALSGKDKVVETARSGEEALELCKSTHYDLVISDYKMAGMNGEELLEKVKTMTPETPFILLTAFGTIELAVNAMRKGAYTYLTKPVKLNVMESVVNDVLFPRERDEDDETPGRHQFLNIIGKTKPMQEVFSLVRRVAKTDANILILGESGTGKELVARAVHYSSLRADKPFIPIDCTTIPSELMESELFGYEKGAFSGAGERKIGLIEMAHGGTVFLDEIGDLDYALEKKLLRFLQEREIRRVGGKESIMVDVRVISATNRDIEKDVDSGDFRTDLYYRLNVITINVPPLRERKDDISLLANYYLDHFCRKNKKKIHGIDREVFDILKQYDWQGNVRELENVMERAVILCPHDSINIECLPCKIRATGEEECLELNELNLPEMEKKIIRKALDKAAWNQSSAAVILGISRKQLRTKMKNLGLLQP from the coding sequence ATGTCATATAAAATTCTGCTGGTGGACGACGAGATCAATTCCCTGAAGGTTCTGTCCGCCGCGCTCTCGGGCAAAGACAAGGTTGTGGAAACCGCCCGCTCCGGTGAAGAGGCACTTGAGCTGTGCAAAAGCACTCACTACGACCTTGTTATCTCCGACTACAAGATGGCGGGAATGAACGGCGAAGAGCTCCTGGAAAAGGTCAAGACCATGACCCCGGAGACGCCCTTCATTCTGCTCACCGCGTTCGGCACCATTGAACTTGCCGTGAACGCCATGCGCAAGGGTGCATACACCTATCTTACCAAGCCGGTAAAGCTGAACGTCATGGAAAGCGTGGTCAATGATGTGCTTTTCCCGCGTGAACGCGACGAGGATGACGAAACACCCGGCAGGCATCAGTTCCTGAATATCATCGGCAAAACCAAACCGATGCAGGAGGTCTTCTCCCTGGTCCGGAGGGTTGCCAAGACCGATGCCAACATTCTGATTCTCGGAGAATCGGGAACCGGCAAGGAACTGGTGGCCAGGGCTGTCCACTATTCATCTCTTCGCGCCGACAAGCCGTTTATCCCCATCGATTGCACGACCATCCCCTCCGAGCTGATGGAAAGCGAGTTGTTCGGCTACGAGAAAGGGGCTTTTTCCGGGGCCGGAGAACGCAAGATCGGCCTGATCGAAATGGCCCATGGCGGCACAGTTTTCCTGGACGAAATCGGCGATCTTGATTACGCGCTTGAAAAAAAACTGCTCCGCTTTCTCCAGGAAAGAGAGATCCGCCGGGTGGGTGGCAAAGAAAGTATCATGGTCGATGTCAGGGTCATCTCCGCCACCAACCGGGACATTGAAAAAGATGTCGACTCCGGCGATTTCCGCACCGATCTTTATTACCGTTTGAATGTAATCACCATCAATGTGCCCCCCCTGCGGGAAAGAAAGGACGACATCTCGCTGCTGGCCAATTATTACCTCGACCACTTCTGCCGCAAGAACAAGAAAAAAATACACGGGATAGACCGGGAAGTATTTGATATCCTTAAACAATATGACTGGCAAGGCAACGTCCGGGAACTGGAAAACGTTATGGAGCGGGCAGTCATCCTCTGCCCTCACGATTCAATCAATATCGAGTGCCTGCCCTGTAAGATCAGGGCCACCGGCGAGGAAGAGTGCCTTGAACTAAACGAGCTGAACCTGCCGGAAATGGAAAAAAAGATCATCAGAAAAGCCCTCGACAAGGCGGCATGGAACCAGTCCAGCGCGGCCGTCATCCTGGGCATTTCCAGAAAGCAGCTACGCACCAAGATGAAAAATCTCGGCCTGCTTCAACCCTGA
- a CDS encoding HAMP domain-containing protein → MMNWPSYYTDKGFLLDYHTGEEFLIASICLIIATRFILMHHRTPGLDHVHKSRAMLFSASFLILGISSFFHAVIHLNHLNLNLLYQTLLGYCFGLLTFIVAISSENPGRKKILLLCYLPLLGFLVPDIYEKFPIFGQFRPLVWISVAYLSGLVCMLLFAAFYRTRKIEILWSAIGFLLLCISATFLFFPAPIGSAVWLHGHLFRPVGFMILLFSINRTTFTTLGSSILFRALTAFSLLTAVPLILFGTVIFYENISPLDLEGRRLLVFILMLISFAATLVFGLGLIIRLVRPILLLKNSVDRLVDEGFNRNIPVSGTDEIGELSNAFNEMVMKLGHAVDEQERLCRLAATGELAATLAHEIKNPLNAIGGAAGYIRKNYSGSLIEEFTGVISDEVSRINKLTGTLLGFAKPMVQELAPNDLGEIVRTTLSLLGEEARSHGITLVSDIDSSLPPVHCDQNQIKQVLINLLINAFDAIDRDGKVSISTLAVQGKVHLVVEDDGSGIAPDKIRHVFNPFYTTKTRGTGLGLAISKKIAREHRGDLVLESTEGQGSKFTLILQGG, encoded by the coding sequence TTGATGAACTGGCCCTCCTACTATACCGATAAAGGATTCCTGCTCGATTATCACACGGGCGAGGAATTTCTTATCGCTTCAATCTGTCTGATCATCGCCACCAGATTTATCCTGATGCATCACCGAACCCCCGGCCTTGATCATGTTCACAAGAGCCGGGCGATGCTTTTCTCCGCCTCCTTCCTGATTTTAGGGATCAGCAGCTTCTTCCATGCGGTTATCCACCTGAACCACCTGAACCTGAACCTCCTGTACCAGACCCTGCTGGGATATTGTTTCGGCCTCCTGACCTTTATCGTGGCCATCTCTTCTGAAAATCCCGGTCGGAAAAAGATCCTTCTGCTCTGTTATCTGCCCCTGCTTGGCTTTCTGGTTCCCGATATTTACGAGAAATTCCCGATCTTCGGCCAGTTCCGACCGCTGGTCTGGATCAGTGTCGCCTATTTAAGCGGGCTGGTCTGCATGCTGCTCTTTGCCGCATTTTACCGGACCCGCAAAATAGAAATTCTCTGGTCGGCAATCGGTTTTCTCCTGCTCTGCATTTCTGCAACCTTCCTTTTCTTCCCGGCCCCCATAGGCTCTGCCGTCTGGCTGCACGGGCATCTGTTCCGGCCGGTAGGCTTTATGATTCTCCTCTTCAGCATCAACCGGACGACCTTCACCACTCTCGGCTCAAGCATTCTCTTCCGGGCCCTGACCGCCTTCAGTCTCCTGACCGCCGTCCCCCTGATTCTCTTCGGCACGGTAATTTTTTACGAGAACATAAGCCCCCTCGACCTTGAAGGCCGGAGGCTGCTGGTTTTCATCCTGATGCTGATCTCTTTTGCGGCCACCCTTGTTTTCGGCCTGGGGCTGATCATCAGACTTGTCCGACCGATCCTCCTTCTCAAAAATTCCGTCGACCGGCTGGTCGACGAAGGTTTCAACAGAAACATCCCGGTTTCCGGGACCGATGAAATTGGCGAGTTGTCGAACGCCTTCAATGAAATGGTCATGAAACTCGGCCACGCCGTCGACGAGCAGGAAAGATTGTGCCGGCTCGCCGCAACCGGGGAGCTCGCGGCAACCCTCGCCCATGAGATCAAAAACCCGCTAAACGCCATCGGCGGGGCGGCAGGTTATATCCGGAAAAACTACAGCGGCAGCCTTATCGAAGAGTTCACCGGGGTCATTAGCGATGAGGTTTCACGCATCAACAAGCTGACCGGGACATTGCTCGGTTTTGCCAAACCCATGGTCCAGGAGCTGGCCCCGAACGACCTGGGCGAGATTGTCCGCACCACCCTTTCCCTGCTGGGTGAAGAGGCCAGAAGCCATGGCATCACTCTCGTTTCCGATATCGACTCCTCGCTTCCACCCGTTCATTGTGACCAGAACCAGATCAAGCAGGTGCTGATCAATCTGCTGATCAATGCCTTTGACGCCATCGACCGGGATGGCAAGGTCTCTATTTCGACACTTGCCGTCCAGGGAAAAGTCCATCTTGTTGTAGAAGATGACGGATCGGGCATCGCCCCGGACAAAATCAGACATGTCTTCAATCCTTTTTATACCACCAAGACCAGGGGCACCGGCCTGGGCCTGGCCATTTCCAAAAAGATCGCCAGGGAGCACCGGGGCGATCTTGTCCTGGAAAGCACCGAAGGGCAAGGCAGCAAATTCACGCTCATCCTGCAAGGAGGATAA
- a CDS encoding sulfurtransferase TusA family protein, which produces MGEAKKIDRVLDLSGMLGPNPSLITRKRLGDLVRGETLEVICSERSVRKAILALCRNSLYEVIETREENGLSSFIIRK; this is translated from the coding sequence ATGGGTGAGGCGAAAAAAATTGACAGGGTGCTCGATCTCTCCGGAATGCTTGGTCCCAATCCGAGCCTGATCACCAGAAAGAGGCTTGGTGACCTGGTCCGGGGTGAAACTCTGGAGGTGATATGCAGTGAGCGTTCCGTCCGGAAGGCGATTCTGGCTCTCTGCCGAAACAGTCTTTATGAAGTTATTGAGACCAGGGAGGAAAACGGGCTCTCAAGTTTTATAATCAGGAAATAA
- a CDS encoding DsrE family protein produces MKLGILVNTDKCFQALSGITRAASDKGHEVTIFAMDEGTRLLEDPECLSLSGLARVSMSYCDHSAIELGVNKEGVPEAIERSSQYNNAAMNHNADKVIVL; encoded by the coding sequence ATGAAACTCGGTATACTGGTGAATACGGACAAGTGCTTTCAGGCTCTTTCGGGAATCACCCGGGCCGCGAGCGACAAGGGGCACGAAGTGACCATCTTTGCCATGGACGAAGGGACAAGGCTTCTGGAAGATCCGGAATGCCTCTCTCTCTCGGGACTGGCCAGGGTGTCGATGAGCTACTGCGATCACAGCGCCATCGAGCTGGGTGTCAATAAAGAGGGGGTTCCCGAAGCGATTGAACGCAGCAGTCAGTACAATAACGCCGCAATGAACCATAATGCGGACAAGGTGATTGTTCTGTGA
- a CDS encoding glycosyltransferase family 39 protein, with protein MGKLKVLESVLLLSVVTLLVFPILYICRFLDTNTLVSWRWVFATVPASWVMVWLLAAVVCSVLVSWWVPLERYPGPFLFFLAIPVILPLWSEPELLLDSGRYFLQARHLAEYGFLYFVREWGREIPTWTDLPLIPMLYGLIFKMSGESRIAIQCFTTLLFALTTVLTAKIGEELWDRETGFYAGMMLFGMPYLMTQVVLMLVDVPAMFFLVLALHLFLLAISRGGGWMAMSVSAIVFAMLAKYSLWPMLLVLPLSALFCKGPDRRTSICRAGVVLFAAASVAALMIVLKFSLFSGQLEILLQYQKPALKLWREGYFSTFFFQISPLVSILALWALYRAWRTGNRQVLIATFFAVMVFGLQMKRIRYIIPLLPLLALLASFGLQAIREKMVRRFAALVIVSYSLVIAYTGYLPFFKTTSMMNIMEAGRFLDTLPGDTVELLALPQRTSGGNTVLAIPQLDLFTAKKIVSRQDWMGGEEGLWSSFAPLLFSWQIARPPFYRPEVGGAPLPLVVIADTTLPENVAAAAGIGAKILKKKFVSAPGVFRFQTNVFVYD; from the coding sequence GTGGGCAAGCTCAAGGTACTTGAAAGCGTCCTGCTTCTCTCAGTTGTCACGCTGCTCGTTTTTCCGATTCTTTATATCTGTCGTTTTCTGGATACCAACACCCTGGTCAGCTGGCGCTGGGTCTTTGCCACGGTCCCGGCGTCCTGGGTCATGGTGTGGCTCCTGGCAGCCGTTGTGTGTTCCGTTCTTGTTTCATGGTGGGTTCCTCTGGAGAGGTACCCCGGTCCATTTCTGTTTTTCCTCGCCATTCCGGTGATCCTGCCCTTGTGGTCCGAACCCGAACTGTTGCTCGATTCCGGGCGCTATTTTCTCCAGGCCAGGCACCTGGCCGAGTATGGATTCTTATATTTTGTCCGGGAATGGGGCAGGGAGATTCCCACCTGGACAGATCTTCCTTTGATCCCGATGCTGTACGGCTTGATTTTTAAAATGAGTGGTGAGTCAAGAATTGCCATCCAGTGCTTCACCACCCTTCTTTTCGCTCTGACCACGGTGCTTACGGCAAAAATCGGTGAAGAGCTTTGGGACCGGGAGACCGGTTTTTATGCGGGGATGATGCTTTTCGGCATGCCTTATCTCATGACCCAGGTGGTGTTGATGCTGGTGGATGTTCCGGCAATGTTTTTCCTGGTCCTGGCCCTGCACCTCTTTCTGCTGGCGATTTCCAGGGGTGGCGGCTGGATGGCGATGTCGGTTTCGGCGATTGTTTTTGCGATGCTCGCCAAATATTCGCTGTGGCCGATGCTCTTGGTGCTGCCCCTTTCGGCCCTGTTCTGCAAGGGTCCGGATCGGCGAACAAGTATCTGCCGGGCCGGGGTGGTCCTGTTTGCCGCTGCGAGCGTAGCGGCCTTAATGATTGTCTTGAAATTCTCTCTTTTCTCCGGGCAGCTGGAGATTTTGCTGCAATATCAGAAGCCGGCCCTGAAGCTCTGGCGGGAGGGGTATTTCTCCACGTTCTTTTTCCAGATCAGTCCATTGGTATCCATTCTTGCCCTCTGGGCGCTGTACCGGGCCTGGCGGACCGGCAACCGGCAGGTGCTGATCGCAACATTTTTTGCGGTCATGGTTTTCGGCCTGCAGATGAAGCGGATCCGCTACATTATCCCCCTGTTGCCTCTGCTGGCCCTCCTGGCTTCCTTTGGTTTGCAGGCGATCAGGGAGAAAATGGTCCGCCGCTTTGCCGCCCTTGTCATTGTCTCCTATTCGCTGGTGATTGCCTATACCGGTTACCTGCCGTTTTTTAAAACCACAAGCATGATGAACATTATGGAGGCAGGCCGTTTTCTCGATACACTGCCGGGAGATACCGTTGAGCTGCTGGCATTGCCCCAGAGGACCTCGGGTGGCAATACTGTTCTTGCCATTCCTCAGCTCGATCTCTTCACCGCTAAAAAGATCGTCAGTCGACAGGACTGGATGGGTGGAGAGGAAGGGTTGTGGTCTTCTTTTGCGCCGCTGCTCTTCTCGTGGCAGATTGCCAGGCCTCCTTTCTACCGGCCCGAAGTCGGGGGCGCACCTCTTCCGCTGGTGGTCATCGCAGACACCACTCTGCCTGAAAACGTCGCGGCCGCTGCCGGTATCGGAGCAAAGATTTTGAAAAAAAAATTCGTAAGCGCGCCCGGTGTTTTCAGATTTCAGACCAATGTTTTTGTCTATGATTGA